The genomic stretch CTAAATACGGCGCTAAGCGTCCTAAAGCTTAATCGGAGAAAGTAGATGTCTAGAAGAAGAGGAAAAGTTGAACCACGCCACATCGAAGGCGATCCTAAATACAACGACAAAGTGATTTCTAAATTTATCAACTGCCTAATGGTAGATGGTAAAAAAAGTGTCGCCGAAGCTGTGTTCTACGAAGCTTTAGAAGTAATTGCGAAAAAAACTGGCCAAGACCCTTTTGCCGTTTTCCAAGAAGCTTTGGAAAACGCGAAACCACAAGTGGAAGTAAAATCCCGCCGAGTGGGTGGTGTCACTTACCAAGTTCCTATTGAAGTTCGTCCAGAAAGACGACTTGCTCTTGGAATCAGATGGCTCATTCGTTACAGCCGTGGCAGAAACGAAAAATCTATGAAGAACAAATTGGCTGCAGAATTTATGGAAGCGCAAAAAGGCACTGGATCTGCGATCAAGAAAAAAGAAGATATCAGAAAGATGGCAGATGCCAACAAGGCTTTCTCCCACTACCGCTGGTAATCCCTACCATTCGATTCCAAATATTGACAAGCCAGGTGATCTACCTGGCTTTTTTATTTTCTCGTGATCGTAATACAAACTTATGAGCTACCGAACTGTTGGAATATTTGCCCATATCGATTCAGGGAAAACAACTCTCACGGAACGAATTTTGTTCGAAGCGGGGAAAATCTCTGCCGTCGGTTCCATTGAAGATGGAAACACGGAATCCGATAGTTTGCAGGAAGAAATCGAAAGGGGAATCTCCATTCGGACTACCTTCCATACCATTCCTTGGAAAACTACCTTTGGTGAATTCCAGATCCAAATTGTAGACACTCCGGGGCATATAGACTTTCGAAACCAAGTCACTGACCTTTTGCCGGCGATGGAAACTGCCATTGTAGTTTTGGAAGCAGGATCCGTAGTACAATCCCAAGCACGTCTTGTGATCGAGGAACTGCTGTTGGCAAAGGTTCCTATGGTTTTCTTTATTAATAAACTCGATCGGTTTGGTGAGGACTATCTAGATACGCTCGTTTCTTTGGAAGAAATCCTAAAAGGAGCCCCGGTTTGTCTTTTTCAAAAAAATGAATCGGGAAAGATGGACTACTATCTGGGGGCATCGGAACTCTTTCCGAAATCAGTAAAAGAGGAGCTGATGGCATGGGACGATGAACTAGTTTTATCTTCCTGGAATGACCCTTCGGGCCAAACTGACTTTTCTAAGATTGGGCTGCGCACGGGACCGAAGGAGGCGAAACTCTATCCAGTTTATGGTGGTTCTGCCAAAACGGGGGAAGGGGTTCGAGAACTTCTGGATCTTGTTCTTTGGACGGAGCCGAAATCTCCGTTACCCGAGGAAGGGATTCCCCTTTTGGTTCTCTCGAGGAGGACGGACGAAGAGTTAGGACGGTATTCCGTGGTCTATCCAAACATTGATACCACAGTCGCACTGCTAAACGCCCTTGCCAAAAAAACAAGAGATCCGTCTGTGATTCCGTCTTTCTTTTCAGAAAACGGATTTTCGTTTGTGGACCCAGAGACCTTAGAACCAATCTCTACCTTGCAGCAAGGAAAACTTGTTTTGTTAAAAGAGAACTCTGGCCTAATTTCTTATCCCGGGCAGGCTTTACGATTTCGATCCAACAAAGACGAGCTAGCTGATTCCAATCTCTCCCTTCGGATTCCTAGTCCCTTCTCTGTCGTGATCGAACCGGAACATTCTGGAGATAAGGAGTTTTGGTTATGTCGCTTGGAGGAGCTTGTTTGGGAAGATCCAGGATACCAACTCCAAAACAAGGAAGATACCGGACAATTGGTACTCCTGGGAAGAGGGGAGCTACATTTAGAGATCGGAATCCGCAGAATTCGAGAGAGAACTGAAAAAAAACTCAATTTCAGTTCGATAAACATTGCCAAAATAGAGCTTCTAAAAAAAATGTCTCATAAGGTTGCCCTAGAGCATCGTGCCTTTGAAGACCAAAAGTCAAGCGGCGCGCTCATCGCAGTCCTGGAAGATACTGCCGACTTTTCGAAGCAAATTGCCTTCGAGGTAAGTCTTCCGGAAGAAGTAAAAAATTCGATAGAAACATCCTTTCAGGAAGCCTGCTTACACGGGTTTTACGGTCAGGAAGTTGCCGGTCTCAAATTGCGTATTCTCTCCTATGAGATGCCAACAGGAGATTTGCATACCACTTTAACGTTATTGAAAGTAGCGATACTTGCGGGCGTAAAGGAATTGTTTCCTTCAAACACATACTTGGTCGGACCCCTCACGGAAGTAGATGTGATGGTGGACGCAGACCACTTAGGTGTAGTTCTTTCTGATCTAAGTCGCAGAAATGCCAAGGTGGTATCCATCGAGGAAGCTGTGGCAGGGAAGAGTCACTTAAAAGCCAATGCACCGGCCCAAAACCTGCTTGGCTTTTCAGGGGCTCTTAGAAACATGACCAAAGGGATTGGCATTTCTTGGGAAAGGACTGCTTTTACCTCTGAATTTTATGCAGTTTTAAAGGAGTAAAGAACCGAGGATCGGGTCTTGCACCACGATTGAGGAGTAGATTCTAACAATGGCTAAAGAAAAATTTGACCGTTCAAAACCACACTTAAACATCGGAACAATTGGTCACGTTGACCACGGTAAAACAACCCTGACCGCAGCGATCACAACAACGCTTGCCAAGTTAGTGGGTGGAAAAAACAAAGCGATTGCTTACGACCAAATCGACAACGCGCCCGAAGAAAAGGCTCGTGGGATTACTATTGCAACGTCTCACCAGGAGTATGAAACTCCTAACCGTCACTACGCACACGTAGATTGCCCGGGACACGCGGACTATGTTAAAAACATGATTACTGGTGCTGCTCAGATGGACGCTGCGATTCTCGTAGTATCTGCAACTGACGGTGCTATGCCACAAACTAAAGAACACATCCTTCTTGCTCGCCAAGTAGGGGTTCCTTACATCGTGGTTTACCTAAACAAAGCGGACATGCTTGCTGCTGATGAAAGAGACGATATGGTGGAGATGGTTAAAGAGGAAATCAAAGACCTTCTTAACAAATACAACTTCCCTGGTGATAAAACACCTTTCATCTCCGGTTCTGCATTAAAAGCACTTGAAGGTGAAGATTCTGACCTAGGTATGAAATCCATTATTAAACTAATGGAAGCAGTTGATACTTACGTTCCAAACCCTACACGTATCGTTGATAAACCTTTCCTAATGCCAGTTGAGGACGTATTCTCAATCACTGGTCGTGGAACTGTTGCAACTGGTCGTGTTGAGCAAGGTGTTCTTAAGATCAACGATGAGATCGAGATTGTTGGTATTCGTGATACTACAAAATCAGTTGTTACTGGTATTGAAATGTTCCGTAAACTACTCGATCAAGCAGAAGCTGGAGACAACATTGGTGCTCTTCTTCGCGGAACTAAAAAAGAAGACATCGAAAGAGGTCAAGTTCTTGCGAAACCAGGAACTATCACTCCACACAGAAAATTTAAAGCGGAAGTTTACGTTCTTACTAAAGACGAAGGTGGACGTCATACTCCATTCTTTAACAACTACCGTCCTCAATTCTATTTCAGAACTACAGACATCACTGGTGTTTGTAACCTTCCTGGTGGAATGGAGATGGTTATGCCGGGAGATAACGTTACGATGTCTATCGAACTTATCCACCCGATCGCTATGGACCAAGGTTTGAAGTTCGCTATCCGTGAGGGTGGAAGAACGATTGGTTCTGGTGTTGTTGCGGAGATCGTCGAGTAATACAATGGCTGGACAAAGAATTCGCGTTAAGTTAAAAGCTTTCGATCATCGGTTGATTGACCAATCAACCTTTAAGATCGTTGCGACTGCGAAGAGGACCGGGGCTACTGTCTCCGGTCCAATCCCGCTTCCAACGAAAAAAGAAATCTACACGGTATTACGTTCTCCGCACGTGAATAAAAAAGCTAGAGAACAATTTGAAATGAGAACTCACAAGAGACTCATCGATATTTTAAATACGAATGAAGATACGGTAGAAGCCCTGATGAAGCTTCAACTCCCTGCTGGAGTTTCCGTAGATATTAAATCCTAAGGATAGGATCCATGGCTAAAGGTTTAATCGGCGAAAAATTGGGCATGGCCCACATATTCAATAACGAAGGTAAGATGGTTACTGTAACCGTTTTACGCGTGGGTCCTTGTTTTGTGTCCCAGGTAAAAACATCTGCGAACGACGGTTATGAAGCCGTTCAACTAGCATTTGGTGATGCCAAGGAAAAACACATGACGAAGGCCGAAGTTGGACACATAAAAAAAGCAAACATTGCTGCTCCGAAAAAAACTCTGATTGAATTCAAAGGTTTTGAAGACGTAGCGGTTGGCGCAGAAGTAAAACTGGCTGATGTATTTGCTTTGAACGACACGGTGAAAGTAACCGGAACTTCCAAGGGTAAGGGAACTCAAGGTGTTGTAAAACGCCATGGATTTGCTGGTGGACCTGCAGGACACGGTTCTAGGTTTCAAAGACACCCTGGTTCTATTGGTTCCAACACAACTCCTGGACGTGTGTTCAAGGGTTTGAAGATGGGTGGAAGAATGGGTTCTGAACAGAGCACCGTTCGTAACTTGAAAGTAGTAAAAATTGATGCAGATTCCAATTTGGTTTTTGTATCCGGTCCGGTTCCAGGAAGAGAACGCGGTATCGTTACGATAGAAAAAATCGGATAGATAGATAGGTAGAACATGAAAGCGCGTAAATACAATAAAGAAGGCGTATTCGTAAGCGAAGTTGAACTTCCGGCAGAACTTTTTGCTACCGGCATTTCGCTTGGAGCCATCTATGATGCGGTAAAAGCTGAAAATGCGAACAATAGACAAGGAACACATTCTACTAAGGATCGTTCTGAAGTTCGCGGTGGGGGAATCAAACCTTGGGCTCAAAAAGGAACTGGTCGCGCACGACAAGGTTCCATCAGAGCACCTCATTTCGTTGGTGGTGGTATCATTCATGGACCAAAACCAAGAGATTATTCCTCTAACTTGTCACGCAGCGTAAAGAAAAAGGCTGTTCTCTCCATCCTTAACAAAAAGGCAGAAGAAAACAGAATCGCGATCATAGAAGACGTAGAACCTTCTTCTTACTCCACGAAATCCATCTACAACATTTTGAAGAACATGGAAATCGCAGAGAAGGGTAACGTGGGTATTGTGGTAGCTGGTGAAAACCAATTCCTCAAAAAATCCACTCGCAATATAGAGAACCTCAAATATGTGAACAGCAAACGAGTCGTTTGCCGAGACATCCTCTATAATAACAATTTAGTAATCTCTGAAAGCGCTTTGAAAGAGCTTCAGGCACAGTATTCTAAGAAAGGATAAGACAGTGAACCTAGAGAATGTAATCTTATCACCAGTTGTTACTGAAAAGTCACAAGACCTTCAAACAATTGGAGAACGTATGGGAAAAAGAACTGTGAAGTATACGTTCAAAGTCCACCCGGATGCGAACAAAACTTTGATCAAACAGGCTCTGAAACAAATGTATAACGTAGTTCCTACTGCTGTAAACGTCGCAGTTTACCGTGGGAAAATGAAACGTTTTAGAAACATGCCGTCCCCAAGACCTCACTACAAAAAAGCTGTAGTGACGTTTGCTGACGGAGCAAATTTGGATTTTGCTAAGGTTTAATTATGGGAATTAGAAAACTTAAACCCACTACGCAATCTAGCCGCTTTTACTCGGTTTTAGATTTCAAAGAAATCACAGAAGTGGTGCCTTATAAACCTCTAACAGCAAATGTATCTTACAAAGCTGGTCGGGACAATAAGGGGCGAATTGCTGTTAGACGGAAAGGTGGACGTAACAAAAGAAAGTTCCGGATCATCGATTTCAAACGTAATAAATTTGGGATTCCTGCGACTGTGAAAACAATCGAATATGATCCAAACCGTTCTGCGTTTATCGCACTTATTTGTTATGCTGATGGTGAATATCGTTACATTTTAGCTCCTAACGGACTGAAAGTGGGGGACAAAATTGAATCAGGTCCCGCTGCTGAGATCAAACTAGGAAACACACTTCCTTTAGATAAAATCCCTGCAGGAACAAACGTTCACAACATTGAACTACATATCGGAAAAGGCGGTCAAATCGCTCGCACAGCAGGATCTTTTGCTGTGATCTCCGCAAAAGATGGTGACTATGTATCTCTTAAACTTCCTTCTTCGGAAATCCGTAAGGTTCGTAAAGAGTGCTTAGCAACTATCGGAGAGCTTTCTAATAAAGACCATAACTTGGTCATCATTGGTAAAGCGGGTCGTAACCGTTGGTTAGGTAAAAGACCGAAAGTTAGAGGGGTCGTTATGAACCCTGTGGACCACCCACTCGGTGGTGGTGAAGGTAGAACTTCCGGAGGTCGCCATCCAGTGACTCCTTGGGGTAAACCTACGAAGGGATTTAAAACACGTAAGACGAGACCGTCTGACCGTTTTATCGTCCAAAGACGTAAGAAAAACAGGAATAGGTAGGATCTAGATAATCATGGCTAGAAGCTTAAAAAAAGGTCCGTTCATTGACGACCACCTCATGAAAAAAATAACCAAGTTAAACTCTGAAGGGAAAAAAACTCCCTTCAAGTCTTGGTCCAGAAGAAGTACCATTTATCCAGACATGATCGGTCACACCGTAATGATTCATAATGGCAAAGCGTTTGTTCCTGTTTATGTTAACGAAAACATGATCGGTCACAAACTCGGTGAATTTGCTCCCACTAGAACCTTCAAAGGCCATGGTGGAGACAAAAAAGTTGCGAAGAAATAGGTAGAGAGATGGAAGCAAAAGCAGTAGGAAAACACCTCAGAATTTCTGCCAGAAAAGCTCGCCTGGTTGCAGATGAAGTTCGTGGATACGATTACAAGGAAGCCATTGATATCTTGCGTTTTACAAATAAAGCAGCAAGTTCAATGATCATCAACCTTTTGAACTCGGCAGTGGCGAACGCCGTCCAAATGAACGAAAGTTTGGATCCAAGTTCACTATACGTGAAAAAAATCTATGTGGATGACGGCCCTATTATGAAACGTTTCCGTCCAAGAGCGCGCGGTCGTGCTTCTAGGATCCGTAAACGCCTTAGCCACATCACCGTTGTAGTATCTGAAATCGAAAAGAAGGCAGTTTAAACTATGGGTCAGAAAGTAAATCCAATCGGGCTACGAATCGGAATCACACGTAATTGGGATTCAATTTGGTATTCCAAACAAGATTACATTAAAAATCTTCACGAAGATATCAAGATCCGTAGGTTCCTTCAGAAGAAATTCAAAAACGCATCCGTTGTTAAGATCGTAATCGAAAGATTTCCTGAGAAAATCAACGTGAACCTCCATACTTCTAAACCAGGTATGGTGATTGGTCAAAAAGGCCAAAACATCGAAGCGGTTAAACAAGAGCTTAAAAAACTCGCTGATAAGCCGATTGGAATGAACATCATCGAAGTGAAGAAACCGGAAATCATTGCGCAAGCAATTGCAGAAACGGTAGCTCTTCAAATCGAACAAAGGATGCCATTTCGTCGAGTGATGAAAGCGGAACTTCGTCGTGCGATGCGCGGTGGAGTGGAAGGTGTAAAAATCCAAATCTCCGGACGTTTGAACGGAGCGGATATGGCAAGAACTGAAAAGTATATGGAAGGACGAGTTCCTCTTCATACTCTCCGTGCCAAAATCGACTTTGGATTCAAAGAAGCCCTCACGACTTTCGGTCAGATCGGTGTGAAGGTATGGACTTATACAGGTGACTACTTCCCGACCAATAAGGAAGAGACCGACGAAGACAAATACGCTGTAAAACGTAGAACGAGTTAAGAAGTACTAAAGAGATACGATAATGTTAGCACCTAAACGAGTAAAATTTAGAAAACGCCAAAGAGGGCGCTTGAAAGGTAAGGACGAAAGAGGTTCTTACGTTGCGTTCGGAGAATATGGTTTAAAAGCTATTTCTTCCGGTCGTATCACAGCGCGACAAATCGAAGCTGCAAGGATTACTATCAACCGCCAAGTAAAACGAGGTGGGAAATTGTGGATCCGTATCTTCCCTCATCTTCCTATCACTAAAAAACCTGCCGAAACTCGTATGGGTAAAGGTAAAGGTAACCCGGAATTCTGGATTGCAGAGATTCGCCCGGGCCGCGTTCTTTTTGAAATGGCGGGTATTGATGAAGAAACAGCAAGAAAAGCTCTTCATTTGGCAGCCTTCAAACTGCCAGTAGAAACTTCATTTGTTAAGAGGAACGTTCTATGAAAGACGATTTTAAGTCACTTTCTCCAGAAGATTTAAAGAAAGAAATTCTCTCCTCTTCCGAAGAAGTAAGAAAAGCAAGATTCCAGTTTGGTGTTACAAGATCTCTTGAGAACCCTAAACTAATCCGAAATCATAAGAAGAGAATTGCCCAAGCATTGACTGTCCTTCGTGAGAAGGAACTAACAGCAAAAGGCAAACTCAAACAAATCGCACCAAAAGCTGGTTCAGCTCCCAAAGCTGCCAAAACTAGCAAAGGTAAGAAGAAGTAGGTTATGGAAGATAAAAACTCTAAAAAGTCTTTAACCATTCAGGGTGTAGTAGTGAGCGATGCTATGGAAAAAACCGTAGTGATCGAAATCATCACAAGAAAAGTGCACCCACGGTTTAAGAAAATTATGACCCGTACTTCACGCGTGAAAGTTCACGATGAGAAGAACGAGTGTCAAGTTGGTGATCGAGTCATCGCTGTGGAAACAAGACCACTTTCTAAACAGAAACACCATAAACTTGTAAAGGTAATTGAGAAGGCTAAATTAGTATGATTCAACAAGAAACTATTTTACAAGTAGCCGATAACTCGGGTGTGAAAAAAGTCATGTGCGTAAAAGTGCTTGGCGGTTCCAAAAAACGCTACGCAACGCTTGGTGACGAAATAATCGTCGCTGTTAAGGAAGCACAACCTGCATACGGTCTTCGTGACGGGCAGGGTAAAAAAGTGCATAACAAAGCGGTTCAAAGAGCAGTTGTTGTAAGAACGAAAAAAGAAGTTCGTCGTCCAGACGGAACTTACATTCGTTTCGATGACAATGCTGTTGCCATCATTGATGACAAAGGGAATCCAAAAGGAACCAGGATCTTCGGACCTGTTGCCCGTGAACTTCGCGATAAAAAATACATGAAAATTATATCTCTCGCTCCGGAGGTTCTCTAGAATGGCAGCTAAATTAGCATATAGAGGCTCCGAGCCCACTAAATTCAAAAAAGCGAAAATCAAAAAGGACGATGAAGTTCTTGTGATTTCCGGAAAAGAAAAAGGGAAAAAAGGGAAAGTTCTAGCTATCGACAAACGCAAAGACCGCGTTTATATCGAAGGTGTGAACAAAAGAAAGAGATTCGTAAGACCAACCCAAGAGAACCCTCAAGGTGGAGCGATCGAAATCGAATTCCCAATCCATATCTCCAATGTGATGTTTCACGACACCAAAGCAGAGAACAAGGCGAAGCCAAAGAAGAAAATTAAGGCTGTACGCTTGGGCTTTGTCAAGAAGGATGGTAAATCCATCCGAGTGACTCGACCTGAAGGGAAAGAAGTATAAGTTATGGTACCTAGGCTTAAATCAAAATACGAGAAGGAAATCCGTCCTACACTCCAAAAGTCACTCGGCTTTCAAAGTGTAATGCGAGTTCCCAAACTTGAAAAAATCGTAATCAACGTTGGTATGGGCGAAGCTCACACAAACCCAAAAGCGATGGAAGCTTGTTTGTTAGAAATTGGTCAAATTACAGGCCAAAGACCAGTAAAAACTTTCGCTAAGAAGTCCATTGCGGGTTTCAAAGTGAGAGAAGGAATGGTGCTTGGTTGCAAAGTTACCCTTCGCGGTCATCATATGTATGAGTTCCTTGACAGATTCATAAACGTGGCTCTTCCACGGGTTCGTGACTTTCGCGGTGTAAACCCCAAAGGTTTCGATGGTCGAGGAAATTACAATCTGTCCGTAAGAGAACAGATCATCTTCCCTGAGATTCATTTTGATAAAATCAATACGATCTACGGGATCAATATCACTTTCGTAACGAACACGGAAGTGGACAAAGAAGCGTTCGAATTATTCCAAGCCTTCGGTATGCCTTACCGTGCGGCAGGTAAGTAGGAGATTATTCATGGCGAAAAAATCAATGATGGAACGCCACGCCAAAGAGCAAAAATTCAAAGTGAGAGAGTACAATCGTTGCCCTCTTTGTGGTCGATCACGCGCTTATTTGCGCCGCTTTGATATGTGTCGTCTTTGCTTCCGGGACCTTGCTAGCAAGGCTCAGATTCCCGGTGTGAAAAAGTCCTCCTGGTAATTAGGTTAAGGTAAGATATGAGTCTTTCAGATCCAATCGCAGATATGCTAACAAGAATCAGAAACGCACAACAAGCTAAACATGAGCTTTGTGTGATTCCTGGTAGCAAAATCAAAAAATCCATCCTAGACCTTCTCAAAGAAGAAGGTTTTGTAGATGATATTCAAACTGTAAAAAATGGAAGTTTTGATGACTTCCAAGTGAAATTAAAATACGACACGGAAAAGAAACCGGTAATTCGTATGATCGAGAGAGTTTCTACTCCTGGTCGTCGAGTTTACATCCAATCCGGAGAAATCAGACCGTTCCGAAATAACATCGGAACACTCATCCTTTCGACTTCGAAAG from Leptospira wolbachii serovar Codice str. CDC encodes the following:
- the rpsG gene encoding 30S ribosomal protein S7 → MSRRRGKVEPRHIEGDPKYNDKVISKFINCLMVDGKKSVAEAVFYEALEVIAKKTGQDPFAVFQEALENAKPQVEVKSRRVGGVTYQVPIEVRPERRLALGIRWLIRYSRGRNEKSMKNKLAAEFMEAQKGTGSAIKKKEDIRKMADANKAFSHYRW
- a CDS encoding elongation factor G-like protein codes for the protein MSYRTVGIFAHIDSGKTTLTERILFEAGKISAVGSIEDGNTESDSLQEEIERGISIRTTFHTIPWKTTFGEFQIQIVDTPGHIDFRNQVTDLLPAMETAIVVLEAGSVVQSQARLVIEELLLAKVPMVFFINKLDRFGEDYLDTLVSLEEILKGAPVCLFQKNESGKMDYYLGASELFPKSVKEELMAWDDELVLSSWNDPSGQTDFSKIGLRTGPKEAKLYPVYGGSAKTGEGVRELLDLVLWTEPKSPLPEEGIPLLVLSRRTDEELGRYSVVYPNIDTTVALLNALAKKTRDPSVIPSFFSENGFSFVDPETLEPISTLQQGKLVLLKENSGLISYPGQALRFRSNKDELADSNLSLRIPSPFSVVIEPEHSGDKEFWLCRLEELVWEDPGYQLQNKEDTGQLVLLGRGELHLEIGIRRIRERTEKKLNFSSINIAKIELLKKMSHKVALEHRAFEDQKSSGALIAVLEDTADFSKQIAFEVSLPEEVKNSIETSFQEACLHGFYGQEVAGLKLRILSYEMPTGDLHTTLTLLKVAILAGVKELFPSNTYLVGPLTEVDVMVDADHLGVVLSDLSRRNAKVVSIEEAVAGKSHLKANAPAQNLLGFSGALRNMTKGIGISWERTAFTSEFYAVLKE
- the tuf gene encoding elongation factor Tu; amino-acid sequence: MAKEKFDRSKPHLNIGTIGHVDHGKTTLTAAITTTLAKLVGGKNKAIAYDQIDNAPEEKARGITIATSHQEYETPNRHYAHVDCPGHADYVKNMITGAAQMDAAILVVSATDGAMPQTKEHILLARQVGVPYIVVYLNKADMLAADERDDMVEMVKEEIKDLLNKYNFPGDKTPFISGSALKALEGEDSDLGMKSIIKLMEAVDTYVPNPTRIVDKPFLMPVEDVFSITGRGTVATGRVEQGVLKINDEIEIVGIRDTTKSVVTGIEMFRKLLDQAEAGDNIGALLRGTKKEDIERGQVLAKPGTITPHRKFKAEVYVLTKDEGGRHTPFFNNYRPQFYFRTTDITGVCNLPGGMEMVMPGDNVTMSIELIHPIAMDQGLKFAIREGGRTIGSGVVAEIVE
- the rpsJ gene encoding 30S ribosomal protein S10, encoding MAGQRIRVKLKAFDHRLIDQSTFKIVATAKRTGATVSGPIPLPTKKEIYTVLRSPHVNKKAREQFEMRTHKRLIDILNTNEDTVEALMKLQLPAGVSVDIKS
- the rplC gene encoding 50S ribosomal protein L3 → MAKGLIGEKLGMAHIFNNEGKMVTVTVLRVGPCFVSQVKTSANDGYEAVQLAFGDAKEKHMTKAEVGHIKKANIAAPKKTLIEFKGFEDVAVGAEVKLADVFALNDTVKVTGTSKGKGTQGVVKRHGFAGGPAGHGSRFQRHPGSIGSNTTPGRVFKGLKMGGRMGSEQSTVRNLKVVKIDADSNLVFVSGPVPGRERGIVTIEKIG
- the rplD gene encoding 50S ribosomal protein L4 — protein: MKARKYNKEGVFVSEVELPAELFATGISLGAIYDAVKAENANNRQGTHSTKDRSEVRGGGIKPWAQKGTGRARQGSIRAPHFVGGGIIHGPKPRDYSSNLSRSVKKKAVLSILNKKAEENRIAIIEDVEPSSYSTKSIYNILKNMEIAEKGNVGIVVAGENQFLKKSTRNIENLKYVNSKRVVCRDILYNNNLVISESALKELQAQYSKKG
- a CDS encoding 50S ribosomal protein L23, which encodes MNLENVILSPVVTEKSQDLQTIGERMGKRTVKYTFKVHPDANKTLIKQALKQMYNVVPTAVNVAVYRGKMKRFRNMPSPRPHYKKAVVTFADGANLDFAKV
- the rplB gene encoding 50S ribosomal protein L2 codes for the protein MGIRKLKPTTQSSRFYSVLDFKEITEVVPYKPLTANVSYKAGRDNKGRIAVRRKGGRNKRKFRIIDFKRNKFGIPATVKTIEYDPNRSAFIALICYADGEYRYILAPNGLKVGDKIESGPAAEIKLGNTLPLDKIPAGTNVHNIELHIGKGGQIARTAGSFAVISAKDGDYVSLKLPSSEIRKVRKECLATIGELSNKDHNLVIIGKAGRNRWLGKRPKVRGVVMNPVDHPLGGGEGRTSGGRHPVTPWGKPTKGFKTRKTRPSDRFIVQRRKKNRNR
- the rpsS gene encoding 30S ribosomal protein S19; the protein is MARSLKKGPFIDDHLMKKITKLNSEGKKTPFKSWSRRSTIYPDMIGHTVMIHNGKAFVPVYVNENMIGHKLGEFAPTRTFKGHGGDKKVAKK
- the rplV gene encoding 50S ribosomal protein L22, translating into MEAKAVGKHLRISARKARLVADEVRGYDYKEAIDILRFTNKAASSMIINLLNSAVANAVQMNESLDPSSLYVKKIYVDDGPIMKRFRPRARGRASRIRKRLSHITVVVSEIEKKAV
- the rpsC gene encoding 30S ribosomal protein S3 → MGQKVNPIGLRIGITRNWDSIWYSKQDYIKNLHEDIKIRRFLQKKFKNASVVKIVIERFPEKINVNLHTSKPGMVIGQKGQNIEAVKQELKKLADKPIGMNIIEVKKPEIIAQAIAETVALQIEQRMPFRRVMKAELRRAMRGGVEGVKIQISGRLNGADMARTEKYMEGRVPLHTLRAKIDFGFKEALTTFGQIGVKVWTYTGDYFPTNKEETDEDKYAVKRRTS
- the rplP gene encoding 50S ribosomal protein L16, producing MLAPKRVKFRKRQRGRLKGKDERGSYVAFGEYGLKAISSGRITARQIEAARITINRQVKRGGKLWIRIFPHLPITKKPAETRMGKGKGNPEFWIAEIRPGRVLFEMAGIDEETARKALHLAAFKLPVETSFVKRNVL
- the rpmC gene encoding 50S ribosomal protein L29 → MKDDFKSLSPEDLKKEILSSSEEVRKARFQFGVTRSLENPKLIRNHKKRIAQALTVLREKELTAKGKLKQIAPKAGSAPKAAKTSKGKKK
- the rpsQ gene encoding 30S ribosomal protein S17; this encodes MEDKNSKKSLTIQGVVVSDAMEKTVVIEIITRKVHPRFKKIMTRTSRVKVHDEKNECQVGDRVIAVETRPLSKQKHHKLVKVIEKAKLV
- the rplN gene encoding 50S ribosomal protein L14 — translated: MIQQETILQVADNSGVKKVMCVKVLGGSKKRYATLGDEIIVAVKEAQPAYGLRDGQGKKVHNKAVQRAVVVRTKKEVRRPDGTYIRFDDNAVAIIDDKGNPKGTRIFGPVARELRDKKYMKIISLAPEVL
- the rplX gene encoding 50S ribosomal protein L24, with the translated sequence MAAKLAYRGSEPTKFKKAKIKKDDEVLVISGKEKGKKGKVLAIDKRKDRVYIEGVNKRKRFVRPTQENPQGGAIEIEFPIHISNVMFHDTKAENKAKPKKKIKAVRLGFVKKDGKSIRVTRPEGKEV
- the rplE gene encoding 50S ribosomal protein L5, translated to MVPRLKSKYEKEIRPTLQKSLGFQSVMRVPKLEKIVINVGMGEAHTNPKAMEACLLEIGQITGQRPVKTFAKKSIAGFKVREGMVLGCKVTLRGHHMYEFLDRFINVALPRVRDFRGVNPKGFDGRGNYNLSVREQIIFPEIHFDKINTIYGINITFVTNTEVDKEAFELFQAFGMPYRAAGK
- a CDS encoding type Z 30S ribosomal protein S14; amino-acid sequence: MAKKSMMERHAKEQKFKVREYNRCPLCGRSRAYLRRFDMCRLCFRDLASKAQIPGVKKSSW
- the rpsH gene encoding 30S ribosomal protein S8, translated to MSLSDPIADMLTRIRNAQQAKHELCVIPGSKIKKSILDLLKEEGFVDDIQTVKNGSFDDFQVKLKYDTEKKPVIRMIERVSTPGRRVYIQSGEIRPFRNNIGTLILSTSKGVMTGKRARKLRVGGEVLCKVF